A stretch of the Desulfobacter sp. genome encodes the following:
- a CDS encoding SCP2 sterol-binding domain-containing protein, whose amino-acid sequence MFKAVSTGPGEPPKAEFKITGSYDVFAKISKSELGSHKALMTGKLKLKGNMIKALKLASVADRINKVISTIDTQF is encoded by the coding sequence GTGTTTAAGGCGGTTTCCACAGGCCCGGGTGAGCCGCCCAAGGCTGAATTTAAAATTACCGGCAGTTACGATGTCTTTGCAAAAATTTCAAAGTCGGAATTAGGCTCCCACAAGGCCCTGATGACCGGGAAACTCAAGCTCAAGGGCAATATGATCAAAGCGTTGAAGCTGGCCTCTGTGGCAGATCGTATCAATAAAGTCATATCCACCATTGATACCCAATTCTAG
- a CDS encoding IS256 family transposase: protein MTEENTEFDFQKALKGIQEGKPFTGKGGVLTSLIKNLAEAALEGELESHLGQEVSANRRNGKSKKTIKSLDGKFELKTPRDRVGTFSPQIVKKHQTTLSDEIERKIIALYGLGMSYNDMASHLQEIYGLEISNATLSTITDKIIHTVKEWQARPLENVYPIIWLDAIHYKVRENGKVGSKAVYTILGVNIEGRKEVLGLYISENEGANFWLQVLTDLSNRGVKDILIACVDGLKGFPEAIETIFPDTEVQLCVVHQIRNSLKYVGSKNKKEFMADLKRVYKAVNKDLAEEELDILENKWNDKYPIVIKSWRNNWERLSHFFKYPEEIRRIIYTTNTIEAVHRQFRKLTKTKGSFPNQDSLLKLLYMGIQNASKKWTMPIQNWSLTISQLAIFFEGRLDKELGI from the coding sequence ATGACCGAAGAAAACACCGAATTTGATTTTCAAAAAGCCCTTAAAGGCATCCAGGAAGGTAAACCCTTCACAGGTAAGGGCGGCGTCCTTACATCATTAATCAAAAATCTTGCTGAAGCTGCTCTTGAAGGAGAGTTGGAGTCCCATCTCGGGCAGGAAGTTTCTGCCAACCGCCGTAATGGAAAAAGCAAAAAGACCATTAAATCCCTGGATGGTAAATTTGAGCTAAAAACCCCGCGTGACAGGGTCGGAACCTTCTCTCCACAGATCGTCAAAAAACATCAGACAACGCTCAGCGATGAAATTGAAAGAAAGATAATAGCCCTTTACGGCCTGGGCATGAGTTATAATGATATGGCTTCCCATTTACAGGAAATCTATGGACTTGAGATTTCAAATGCCACTCTGAGCACCATTACCGATAAAATCATCCATACCGTCAAAGAATGGCAGGCCAGGCCGTTGGAAAATGTGTACCCAATCATATGGCTTGATGCCATACATTATAAAGTACGAGAAAACGGAAAGGTCGGCAGCAAAGCCGTTTACACAATTCTTGGGGTGAATATCGAGGGCCGCAAAGAGGTTCTTGGGCTGTACATATCCGAGAATGAGGGTGCGAACTTCTGGCTGCAGGTGTTAACAGACCTTTCAAACCGAGGGGTAAAAGATATCCTGATTGCCTGTGTTGATGGTCTAAAAGGTTTTCCCGAGGCCATTGAGACCATATTCCCGGACACAGAAGTTCAACTCTGCGTAGTCCACCAGATCCGAAATTCATTGAAATACGTTGGTTCCAAAAATAAAAAGGAATTTATGGCAGATCTAAAACGTGTTTATAAAGCGGTCAATAAGGATCTGGCCGAAGAAGAACTGGATATCTTGGAAAATAAATGGAATGACAAATACCCGATTGTGATAAAATCCTGGCGGAACAACTGGGAACGCCTCAGTCATTTCTTTAAATATCCAGAAGAGATTCGACGGATAATATACACCACAAATACCATTGAGGCTGTGCATCGACAGTTTCGAAAACTGACCAAAACAAAGGGATCATTCCCGAACCAGGACAGCCTGTTAAAGCTGCTTTACATGGGGATCCAGAACGCCAGTAAAAAATGGACAATGCCGATTCAAAATTGGTCACTGACAATTTCCCAGTTGGCAATTTTCTTTGAAGGCCGGCTGGATAAAGAGCTGGGAATTTGA
- a CDS encoding acetate--CoA ligase family protein: MTQNSEHSLDAAQKIGYPVALKGCAWELMHKTESGCIELGLDSPDGVLVQEMVKGPRELVVGLSRDPQFGVCVMIGFGGVMAEVVGDRVFRVAPFDRIEALDMINELNSRPMLDRFRGQSSADLEGLCQLLEGLGQFGLDNPSVREIDINPLIVSQDGSIRAADALIILKKGGSDD; this comes from the coding sequence GTGACACAGAATTCTGAACATTCCCTGGATGCGGCCCAAAAGATCGGGTATCCCGTGGCTTTAAAGGGCTGTGCCTGGGAATTGATGCACAAAACTGAATCCGGATGCATTGAACTGGGGCTGGACAGTCCGGACGGGGTGCTGGTCCAGGAGATGGTTAAAGGCCCCAGGGAACTTGTTGTCGGCCTGAGCCGAGATCCCCAGTTTGGGGTCTGTGTGATGATCGGATTCGGCGGGGTCATGGCCGAGGTCGTCGGGGACAGGGTGTTCAGGGTGGCCCCCTTTGACAGGATCGAGGCCCTTGATATGATCAATGAATTAAACTCAAGGCCCATGCTGGACAGGTTCCGGGGGCAGTCTTCTGCCGATTTGGAAGGGCTTTGTCAACTCCTTGAAGGCCTGGGACAGTTCGGGCTTGACAATCCATCTGTCCGGGAAATTGATATCAACCCCTTGATCGTTTCCCAGGACGGCAGCATCAGGGCCGCAGATGCGCTTATCATTCTCAAAAAAGGGGGATCCGATGATTGA
- a CDS encoding CoA-binding protein has product MIDSIAQSPLFPIAQSRSIAFFGASNNFSSMGSTILNSILIDGFKGRIYPVHPREKTVLNLDAYDHVQSIPETADLAFIVLPTPIVAKTLKACGQRGISHAVIVSAGFSEAGEKGKILQQEVDEIASKYNIRFMGPNCIGVVNAHLGLNATFLSPLGRPGFIGMASQSGSFITQMFSYLDTRFGQGFSTGFSLGNEANIDMVDCIEYLGACPHTRVIALYIESIRRGQKFIEIARKVSKTKPIVAFYAGGSDTGKRACLSHTGSLAGPDLLYDGVFRQSGIIRAHSIEALFDFCYTLGSSPLPKGNRAVIQTHSGGPGAAAADACERVGIDLPPLSPHTLEKIAQFVPHTGSIQNPVDLTFTKNPLDYFYNIPKILLAEENSDGVMIYFLASAGMVERALTGMGVPEDKIQAQAEKIVADQCESVAALRKTYQKSVIGFSFLTRENDFIAGLQDRGIPVLPSPERAANAFGALADYTRLRQKILDQSA; this is encoded by the coding sequence ATGATTGATTCAATCGCACAAAGTCCCTTGTTTCCCATTGCCCAGTCCAGATCCATTGCTTTTTTCGGGGCATCCAATAATTTTTCATCCATGGGATCCACCATATTAAATTCCATTCTGATTGACGGGTTTAAAGGCAGGATCTATCCGGTTCATCCCCGGGAAAAAACAGTGTTGAACCTTGACGCCTATGATCATGTCCAATCCATCCCTGAAACGGCTGATCTTGCCTTTATTGTTTTGCCCACCCCCATTGTTGCCAAAACCCTTAAAGCCTGCGGTCAAAGAGGCATTTCCCATGCCGTGATCGTCTCTGCCGGGTTTAGCGAGGCCGGAGAAAAGGGAAAAATCCTGCAACAGGAAGTGGATGAGATTGCCAGCAAGTACAATATCAGGTTCATGGGACCCAATTGCATCGGGGTGGTGAACGCCCATTTAGGGCTCAACGCCACCTTTCTTTCCCCCTTAGGCAGGCCCGGGTTTATCGGCATGGCCTCCCAGAGCGGCAGTTTTATCACCCAGATGTTTTCCTATCTTGATACCCGGTTCGGCCAAGGGTTCAGTACAGGTTTCAGCCTGGGAAACGAGGCCAATATTGACATGGTTGACTGTATTGAATACCTGGGGGCCTGTCCCCATACCCGGGTCATTGCCCTGTATATTGAATCCATACGCAGGGGGCAAAAATTTATTGAGATTGCCCGTAAGGTTTCAAAGACAAAACCCATTGTGGCCTTTTACGCAGGCGGATCTGATACGGGCAAACGGGCCTGCCTTTCCCACACCGGTTCACTTGCAGGGCCGGATTTGCTTTATGATGGTGTTTTCAGGCAGAGCGGGATTATCCGGGCCCATTCCATAGAAGCCTTGTTTGATTTTTGTTATACTCTGGGGTCTTCGCCCCTACCCAAAGGGAACCGGGCCGTGATTCAGACCCACTCCGGCGGTCCGGGTGCGGCTGCGGCCGATGCCTGTGAACGGGTCGGAATCGATTTGCCGCCCTTGTCACCTCACACCCTTGAAAAAATTGCCCAATTTGTTCCCCATACCGGGAGTATTCAAAATCCCGTGGATCTGACCTTCACGAAAAATCCTTTGGATTATTTTTATAATATCCCCAAGATATTATTGGCGGAAGAAAATTCAGATGGGGTGATGATTTATTTTCTGGCATCGGCTGGGATGGTTGAGCGTGCTTTGACCGGTATGGGTGTTCCTGAAGACAAAATCCAAGCCCAGGCCGAGAAAATTGTGGCAGATCAGTGTGAATCCGTGGCCGCTTTGAGAAAAACATACCAGAAATCAGTGATCGGGTTTTCCTTTTTGACCCGGGAAAATGATTTTATCGCAGGACTTCAGGACAGGGGGATTCCGGTCCTGCCCAGTCCTGAACGGGCGGCAAACGCCTTTGGGGCACTTGCTGATTACACCCGGTTAAGGCAGAAAATTTTAGACCAGTCCGCCTGA
- a CDS encoding M23 family metallopeptidase yields the protein MGQGEIIGFVGMTGYATGPHLCFRMKKDGAPIDPLTHKSPPATPVNPDEMKQFLAKTQQLFKQLLMAGNAQDKLSV from the coding sequence GTGGGCCAGGGAGAAATCATCGGGTTTGTGGGCATGACAGGATATGCCACAGGTCCCCATCTTTGCTTTAGGATGAAAAAAGACGGGGCGCCCATTGATCCGCTCACCCATAAATCACCTCCGGCAACCCCGGTCAATCCCGATGAAATGAAACAATTTCTGGCCAAAACCCAGCAATTGTTCAAACAATTGCTCATGGCCGGCAATGCCCAGGACAAACTATCGGTATGA
- a CDS encoding peptidoglycan DD-metalloendopeptidase family protein — protein sequence MRHKSCICFVIIFFLYFTSSVGADKPGIKPNPPLGSDIKILKGIVKKGDTASSLLNPFLPLKTIFALNRTSFDIFPLEQITSGHPYKFILSQKNLIRFEYETGPKNKLVIQKQATHFSIDLEPIDYDIRLETVSGQIISSLFEAVRKSGEKSFLALKLADIFAWDIDFIRDLRPGDKFQVLVEKQYQENRFAGYGKIQAAIFTNQGVNFTAFLHKNAEGDTGYYDEKGNSLEKAFLKAPLAFSRISSKFTLKRMHPILKEVRSHPAVDYATPTGTPIKTVGDGVIAGMGFSKTMGNHIIIRHCRGYVTRYYHMSKFARGMKKTNVWAREKSSGLWA from the coding sequence ATGCGTCACAAATCCTGTATATGTTTTGTTATTATTTTTTTTCTATATTTTACTTCAAGTGTTGGGGCAGATAAACCCGGAATAAAACCCAACCCGCCTCTTGGCTCTGATATTAAAATCCTCAAAGGCATTGTAAAAAAAGGGGACACGGCCTCCTCTCTGCTCAACCCCTTTCTTCCTTTAAAAACCATATTTGCCCTCAACCGCACAAGCTTTGATATTTTTCCATTGGAGCAGATCACCTCGGGCCACCCGTATAAATTCATCCTGAGTCAGAAAAATCTGATCCGGTTTGAATATGAGACCGGCCCTAAAAACAAGTTGGTCATCCAAAAACAAGCGACGCATTTTTCCATTGACCTTGAGCCCATTGACTATGATATCAGGCTTGAAACCGTATCAGGCCAGATCATATCCAGCCTGTTTGAGGCGGTCAGGAAATCAGGAGAAAAAAGTTTTTTGGCATTAAAACTGGCTGATATTTTTGCCTGGGATATCGATTTTATCAGGGATCTCCGGCCGGGAGACAAATTCCAGGTCCTTGTGGAAAAACAATACCAGGAAAACCGGTTTGCAGGGTATGGAAAAATCCAGGCCGCCATATTCACCAATCAAGGGGTGAATTTTACAGCCTTTTTGCATAAAAACGCAGAGGGAGATACAGGATATTATGATGAAAAGGGCAACTCCCTTGAAAAAGCCTTTTTAAAAGCCCCCCTTGCCTTTTCCCGGATTTCATCCAAGTTCACCCTCAAACGGATGCACCCCATATTAAAAGAGGTCAGGTCCCACCCGGCTGTGGATTATGCCACACCCACAGGCACGCCCATAAAAACCGTGGGAGACGGTGTGATTGCTGGAATGGGATTTTCCAAAACCATGGGAAACCATATCATTATCCGCCATTGCAGGGGGTATGTAACCCGGTATTACCATATGAGCAAATTTGCCCGGGGCATGAAAAAAACAAACGTGTGGGCCAGGGAGAAATCATCGGGTTTGTGGGCATGA
- a CDS encoding methyltransferase domain-containing protein, which translates to MANKTLNRRTTLKGLSPGGVPFWLRQKSLVSLDKHTLRPGGYLLNQRAVEFCDFTKVDSILDAGCGYGMTLGYLYESWGIKGTGIDPDFNALEKKGQKTYHSKTLVQAALPALPFKPGRFNGIFCECVLSLANDPAAWLREMYRVLSTNGKLVLTDLYIRKYSALARDRSNQTRSSCISGAVTLVELLNNIENAGFQIDIIENHTRLLNQLGTPARTDKTGYCMIIAGKYR; encoded by the coding sequence ATGGCCAATAAAACCTTGAACCGCCGGACAACCTTAAAGGGGCTTTCCCCGGGCGGGGTACCCTTCTGGCTCAGGCAAAAATCCCTGGTTTCCCTCGACAAACACACCCTCAGGCCCGGAGGATATCTGCTCAACCAGCGGGCAGTTGAATTCTGCGATTTTACAAAGGTCGATTCCATTCTGGATGCCGGCTGCGGCTACGGCATGACCCTGGGATATCTTTATGAATCCTGGGGCATAAAGGGGACAGGGATTGACCCGGATTTTAACGCCCTGGAAAAAAAAGGGCAGAAAACATATCATTCCAAGACTCTGGTTCAGGCGGCCCTGCCAGCCCTCCCCTTTAAACCCGGCCGGTTCAACGGCATATTCTGCGAATGCGTTCTCTCTTTAGCCAATGATCCGGCGGCCTGGCTTCGAGAAATGTACCGTGTTCTGTCAACCAACGGGAAACTCGTACTCACAGACCTTTACATCAGAAAATACTCTGCCCTGGCCCGGGATAGATCCAATCAAACTAGATCCTCCTGCATTTCAGGCGCAGTAACCCTGGTGGAACTGCTCAACAATATTGAAAATGCAGGGTTTCAAATCGATATCATTGAAAACCATACCCGACTTCTCAATCAGCTGGGCACCCCGGCAAGAACGGATAAAACCGGATACTGCATGATCATTGCCGGCAAATACCGTTAG
- a CDS encoding 2-oxoglutarate synthase — MNSFLNTDRPLVFCPGCTHEKITKGLDKTLINLGLSAEKTVIVTDIGCSGLFDTFFKVHTLHGAHGRALTYAAGLKLADPSLTVIVTMGDGGLGISGAHVLAACRKNLDLTLIILNNFNFGMTGGQYSATTPSDAVVGSEFLNQAEIPMDICEVAKAAGATYVSRCSGLDSALPQELGNAIDHKGLALVETLGMCTGRYTKRNRLTPKVIDQMIEDMPKQTGVVEKNLRPEYGAQYRSLAKEKGKFPAPLIIEKEYELKDPGRQEVVILGSAGMRIVTAGEMVCFAGIRAGLNASIKNDYNITVLRGQSVSEILLTPEKIGYTGLKSPGVVLALSDEGVLRRQQIFADLSPDAFVLKEKSVTIPNTPAQVEEIDFTALKVKKQDWALASLGVLAKKERVLTREMLVSALESKFNEKILSLAMETINKVA, encoded by the coding sequence ATGAATAGTTTTTTAAATACGGACCGACCCCTTGTATTCTGCCCGGGATGTACCCATGAAAAAATCACCAAAGGGCTGGACAAAACCCTGATCAACCTGGGACTTTCAGCCGAAAAAACCGTTATTGTCACGGATATCGGATGCTCGGGCCTCTTTGACACCTTTTTCAAGGTCCATACCCTTCACGGCGCCCATGGCCGGGCCCTGACCTATGCTGCCGGCCTCAAGCTGGCAGATCCGTCTTTGACCGTGATCGTCACCATGGGGGACGGCGGACTTGGTATCAGCGGCGCCCATGTGCTTGCGGCCTGCCGTAAAAACCTGGATCTGACCCTGATCATTTTAAACAATTTCAACTTTGGGATGACCGGGGGACAATATTCAGCCACCACCCCTTCCGACGCTGTGGTGGGATCTGAATTTCTCAACCAGGCCGAGATCCCCATGGACATCTGCGAGGTGGCAAAGGCTGCCGGCGCCACCTATGTGTCCAGGTGTTCAGGCCTTGATTCCGCTTTGCCCCAGGAACTGGGCAACGCCATCGACCACAAAGGGCTTGCCCTGGTGGAAACCCTTGGCATGTGCACGGGCCGGTATACCAAGAGAAACCGACTCACCCCCAAAGTCATTGACCAGATGATCGAAGATATGCCGAAACAAACCGGGGTGGTAGAAAAAAACCTTCGCCCTGAATATGGAGCCCAATACCGTTCCCTGGCAAAGGAAAAGGGCAAATTTCCGGCCCCTTTAATCATTGAAAAAGAATATGAGCTCAAAGATCCCGGACGTCAGGAGGTGGTGATTTTAGGGTCGGCCGGCATGCGCATTGTGACGGCAGGTGAAATGGTCTGTTTTGCAGGCATCCGGGCCGGGCTCAACGCCTCCATTAAAAACGATTACAATATCACGGTGCTCAGGGGGCAGTCGGTATCCGAAATCCTGCTCACCCCGGAGAAAATAGGATACACCGGTCTTAAATCCCCCGGGGTTGTCCTGGCCTTGAGTGATGAAGGCGTTCTCCGGCGGCAGCAGATCTTTGCAGATTTAAGCCCTGACGCCTTTGTGCTCAAGGAAAAAAGCGTAACCATCCCCAATACCCCTGCCCAAGTGGAAGAGATTGATTTTACCGCACTCAAGGTCAAAAAACAGGACTGGGCTCTGGCCTCTTTAGGGGTCCTGGCCAAAAAGGAACGGGTTTTGACCCGTGAAATGCTGGTTTCAGCCCTGGAATCAAAATTCAATGAAAAAATATTATCCCTGGCCATGGAGACCATCAACAAGGTGGCCTGA
- a CDS encoding pyruvate flavodoxin/ferredoxin oxidoreductase — MALAFMEGNEAVARGAVAAGCNFFAGYPITPATTIFNNMLKILPVTGGTCVQGEDEIASMGYCIGAAMAGKKVLTATSGPGISLYSEHISFAIGSEIPLVIADVQRLGPSTGSATRGADSDIQFLRWGSTSGVPVIVLAPKDVKDCYVLTVQAFNYAEKFRCPVFIASNKEIGMTKESFDLEGIELPEIIQRRPFEGSRFLPFEAEADKAPPFLPIGGKTLVRQTSSTHGPDGFITIDPSTIEACQKRLRNKIHAHRDEIALYEENFLPESDTLVISYGITSRAAEDAARAMTQNGRAVSTLSVKTLWPVPEKVLIRAAQKFSRILVVEMNLGQYVNEIRRVLAGKKVQFYGQMNGVLIPPAKIMEAIENE; from the coding sequence ATGGCGTTAGCATTTATGGAAGGCAATGAAGCTGTTGCCAGAGGTGCTGTGGCAGCAGGCTGCAACTTTTTTGCAGGCTACCCCATAACACCGGCCACAACCATATTCAACAATATGCTCAAAATACTGCCCGTCACAGGCGGCACCTGCGTTCAGGGTGAAGACGAAATCGCCTCCATGGGATATTGCATCGGCGCTGCCATGGCCGGGAAAAAAGTACTCACCGCCACCTCAGGACCTGGCATCAGCCTTTATTCCGAACACATATCATTTGCCATCGGCTCTGAAATTCCCCTGGTTATCGCCGATGTTCAGCGGTTAGGCCCCTCCACAGGATCAGCCACACGGGGAGCGGATTCAGATATCCAATTTCTCAGGTGGGGATCCACCTCAGGGGTGCCTGTGATTGTTCTGGCCCCCAAAGATGTAAAGGACTGCTATGTTCTGACGGTCCAGGCCTTTAACTATGCGGAAAAGTTTCGCTGTCCCGTCTTTATTGCCTCGAACAAAGAGATCGGCATGACCAAGGAGAGCTTTGACCTGGAAGGGATTGAACTGCCCGAAATTATCCAGCGCAGGCCTTTTGAGGGAAGTCGCTTTCTTCCCTTTGAGGCGGAAGCTGACAAGGCCCCGCCCTTTCTGCCCATTGGCGGAAAAACCCTGGTACGCCAGACCTCATCCACCCACGGGCCTGATGGATTCATAACCATTGACCCCAGCACCATTGAAGCCTGCCAAAAACGGCTCAGAAACAAAATCCACGCCCATCGGGACGAAATCGCCCTGTATGAAGAAAATTTCTTGCCCGAAAGCGACACCCTTGTCATCTCCTACGGCATCACCTCCAGGGCTGCCGAGGATGCGGCCAGGGCCATGACCCAAAATGGCAGAGCGGTCTCCACCCTTTCTGTAAAAACCCTGTGGCCGGTGCCAGAAAAGGTTCTGATCCGGGCCGCCCAAAAATTTTCGCGTATTCTTGTGGTTGAAATGAATCTGGGCCAGTACGTCAATGAAATCAGACGGGTGCTGGCAGGCAAAAAAGTTCAATTTTACGGACAGATGAACGGGGTATTGATTCCGCCGGCAAAGATAATGGAGGCCATTGAAAATGAATAG
- a CDS encoding GntR family transcriptional regulator produces the protein MGTKKKKTKEDFTQEAYMGIRRMFFLNEIIPGQKISYGDLAKRLNMSTTPVIQALKRLEFKGLVRHEPNRGYYTENISLEEITEIYEFRELIEVSLLPSIIQLMNKTRLKRLKKALDNHLDAVRDIFLKDRLLKDMEFHLCLAQLSDNQIRINALKSLFDLLYLKYRGNILFVTPMETVDDEHIQLYEYISHGNLEKASKVLSQHIANVKDHAILSIERMNQEKNIKHI, from the coding sequence ATGGGAACAAAAAAGAAAAAGACAAAAGAGGATTTTACCCAAGAAGCCTATATGGGGATCCGGCGGATGTTTTTCCTCAATGAAATTATTCCGGGGCAAAAGATTTCCTACGGAGATCTTGCCAAACGGTTGAACATGAGTACAACCCCTGTGATTCAGGCCCTAAAGCGCCTGGAATTCAAGGGCCTGGTCCGCCACGAGCCCAACAGGGGATATTATACCGAAAACATCAGCCTTGAAGAGATCACCGAGATCTATGAGTTCAGGGAACTGATCGAGGTCTCTTTGCTGCCCTCCATCATCCAGCTGATGAACAAGACAAGGCTTAAACGGCTGAAAAAAGCCCTGGACAATCATCTGGACGCGGTCAGGGATATTTTTCTCAAAGACCGGTTGCTCAAGGATATGGAGTTTCATCTTTGCCTGGCCCAGCTCTCTGACAACCAGATCAGGATCAACGCCTTAAAATCATTGTTTGATCTGCTCTATTTAAAGTACAGAGGAAATATCCTCTTTGTCACCCCCATGGAAACCGTGGATGACGAGCATATCCAACTCTACGAGTATATCAGCCACGGCAACCTTGAAAAGGCTTCAAAGGTTTTGTCCCAGCACATCGCCAATGTTAAGGACCATGCCATTTTGAGCATTGAGCGGATGAACCAGGAAAAAAATATCAAGCATATCTAA
- a CDS encoding short chain dehydrogenase translates to MKLLIVGGTGTIGSKVSAHFSKKHEVIIAGRNSGDVQLDMADSESIKKMFKQIGKVDAVICTAGEAKWAEFDSLTEDDFYIGIKSKLMGQVNLVRIGKDHLNPGGSFTLSTGILADHPVLMTTSAALVGGAIHSFVKAACLELKNNIRINVVSSGLVEDAVEHYEAYFPGHNPIPMHKVVNGFIKSVEGSSTGEIIRMYDNG, encoded by the coding sequence ATGAAACTATTAATTGTCGGTGGAACAGGCACAATCGGTTCAAAGGTCAGTGCCCATTTTTCCAAAAAACATGAGGTGATTATTGCCGGAAGAAATTCAGGCGATGTTCAGCTTGACATGGCAGACAGTGAATCCATCAAAAAGATGTTTAAACAGATCGGTAAGGTGGATGCGGTAATCTGCACTGCCGGCGAGGCCAAATGGGCAGAGTTTGATTCATTGACCGAAGATGATTTTTATATCGGCATCAAAAGCAAACTCATGGGGCAAGTCAACCTGGTCAGAATCGGGAAAGACCATTTAAACCCCGGGGGATCTTTTACACTTTCAACGGGAATTCTTGCCGACCACCCGGTCCTGATGACGACCAGCGCAGCCCTGGTTGGTGGTGCAATCCACAGTTTTGTTAAAGCCGCCTGCCTGGAACTCAAAAATAATATCCGCATCAACGTTGTCTCTTCCGGGCTTGTGGAGGATGCTGTCGAACATTATGAGGCCTATTTTCCCGGGCACAATCCCATCCCCATGCATAAGGTCGTCAACGGGTTTATCAAAAGCGTTGAAGGTTCATCTACCGGGGAAATCATAAGAATGTATGACAATGGTTAA
- a CDS encoding LysR family transcriptional regulator, with protein sequence MNLQIDSLRTFFALAEAKNFTKTGKLVNLSQSAVSMQIKRLENEVGKKLFDRIGKTVKLTEEGRILIKYAMRIIKEHDEAVSALSKPNLEGNIRFGSPEHYTAGMLPKLLASFSRSYPDVTVEMRCENSDVVKAAVDVGELDLGICTQISEGGQVIAHDPVVWAANPGFVLLKHKPLPLATFEEDCIFRIWALGGLEKAGIEYRIVYVSRSISGLLDAVEAGFAIAPIIASNVPAELKIMGIEDGLPVLPVSNIVLHKSKKNPSQIIDCFSEHIINAFREKTQS encoded by the coding sequence ATGAATTTACAAATCGATAGCCTGCGAACATTTTTTGCATTGGCTGAGGCAAAAAATTTCACAAAGACAGGTAAACTGGTCAACCTGTCCCAGTCTGCGGTCAGCATGCAGATCAAACGCCTTGAAAATGAGGTCGGTAAAAAATTATTTGACCGGATCGGAAAAACGGTAAAGCTGACAGAAGAGGGCCGCATCCTTATCAAATATGCCATGCGGATTATAAAGGAACATGACGAGGCTGTGTCAGCACTGTCCAAACCGAACCTTGAAGGCAATATCCGGTTTGGCTCTCCTGAACATTATACCGCTGGCATGCTGCCCAAACTTTTGGCCAGTTTTTCCAGGTCCTACCCTGATGTGACCGTTGAGATGCGTTGTGAAAACAGTGATGTAGTAAAAGCGGCTGTAGATGTCGGCGAGCTTGATCTGGGGATCTGTACCCAGATCAGTGAAGGGGGCCAGGTCATTGCCCATGACCCTGTGGTCTGGGCGGCCAATCCCGGTTTTGTCCTGCTCAAACATAAACCCCTTCCGCTGGCCACCTTTGAGGAGGACTGTATTTTTAGAATCTGGGCACTTGGGGGGCTGGAAAAAGCCGGGATAGAATACAGAATCGTTTATGTCAGCCGAAGCATATCCGGGTTATTGGATGCGGTGGAAGCAGGGTTTGCCATTGCTCCCATCATCGCTAGCAATGTGCCTGCTGAATTAAAAATTATGGGAATAGAGGATGGCCTGCCGGTATTACCTGTTTCCAATATTGTATTACATAAATCAAAGAAAAATCCTTCGCAAATCATTGACTGCTTTTCAGAACATATCATAAACGCTTTCAGAGAAAAAACCCAATCATAA
- a CDS encoding OsmC family protein: MDSFKVSFPGNKRVDVKFKNFLIQTDQETQNGGEEAAPEPFALFLAGLGACAGLYAKTFCETRNISTQGMGLTLNPQIKEGQKLMEKIEITLHVNPDFPEKYIKAVIKAMNACSVKNQINPELPIYSRVAYLKD, encoded by the coding sequence ATGGATTCATTCAAGGTAAGCTTTCCGGGAAACAAACGGGTGGATGTCAAATTCAAAAATTTTTTAATCCAGACAGACCAGGAAACTCAAAACGGAGGTGAAGAGGCCGCACCTGAACCCTTTGCCCTTTTCCTGGCCGGCCTGGGCGCCTGTGCCGGGCTGTATGCAAAAACCTTTTGCGAGACAAGAAACATTTCCACCCAGGGCATGGGCCTGACCCTGAACCCCCAAATTAAAGAGGGGCAAAAACTCATGGAAAAAATAGAGATCACCCTTCATGTTAACCCGGACTTTCCTGAAAAATATATCAAGGCGGTGATCAAGGCCATGAATGCCTGTTCCGTTAAAAACCAGATCAATCCGGAACTGCCCATTTATTCAAGGGTGGCATACCTTAAAGATTAA